CCTTCTCCTACTGCCCCACCGACCCGGTCACCTGGGCGCCCCTCATCGACCAGGCTGCCTACGTGGTATCGATCGATGTCGACGTCGCCGAAGCAGCGGTTGAGACACCCTCGCTCGGAGACGGGCAACGCGGCGGCTTCGTCCTCGCTGAGGTGGACGCCGCCGCAGAGGAAAGCGGCTGGTATGTCGTCGTCGTGAGCGGCACGAACGCCGCCGGCGAGGGGATCGCCGGTACCGGCACGGTCCGCCTGAACGGCGGCGAGATGGTCGCCGTGCCGGTGCTGGTCGCCGTCCCCGCACAGGTGAGCGCGGGCACCTACACGCTGTATGCCGGGATCTACCGCCTTGAAGACTACCCGGCCGGCCTGATATCCCACAGCGGAGGCTCGGAATGCGTCGTATCCTGACACTGCTCTGCCTGCTGGCAGCAATCGCCTGCACCATGCCGGCCGCGGCGCTGAGCATGGACATCTCGGGAACCACCGCCGGCTCCGCCGTGATCGTCACCTGCGACCAGGAAGCGTTCTTCGTCTTCCAGGAGAACAGCGGCACCCCGGTCTTCGCACGGGGCACGACTGTCAGGTACATCCCCCACACGACCGGGACACTCTCGATTGCGGCGGCCGCAGGGGGTGCAACGGTGGCCGAAACCGTCACCATCTCAGCGGGCGGCAGCGGCGGTGACGGTGGTGACGGCGGCGATCTCTATCAGAACGTCGTCCTCCCGGCAGGCAACCTCACCGTCACCGCCGCCAACAGCGGCACGACCTATACGGTGAACAGGCGCACCGCCCTGGGAGCGCTCGACGCCTCGGGCGCGAGTTACACGATCGACGACGGCTGGTACGACCAGTACGGCACCCTCTACATCACCGCCATCAACGGCCGGACAAACAGGGGCGCGTCAGGCTGGATGTACCAGGTCAACGGCGTCTCCCCATCGGTCGGCGCCAATGCAAAGACCGTGCAGAACGGCGACCGGGTCGTCTTCTACTGGAGCGAGAGCATGTCCTCCACCCCGGCGACCTCGGACGAGGCAATCTGGCTGAAGGTGGTCTATGGGAGCGGCAGCGACAGCGGCGATGCGGGCACGACAACAGCCGGATCTGCGGCCTTCGGCCCGGCCACAGATCCGAAAACGCCTGTGGGACTGCCCGAAGGCGTCACCACCGCGGTGGTGGGTGGAAAGACCAGGATTTCAGTCGACCTGAGCGCCGCGCACGATGGGGAGCGAGTCACCGTGAAGGGCGACCGCATCATCATCGAACGGCCCGGCCTGGTCATGACCATCCTCACCGGTGACATCACCGAGAGAGACGGCATCGCCACCGGATTTCTCAAGAGCGTCACGGCCATGCTGACACCGAAGAGCGGGACGATCGCCGGGATCGGCGATGTCGGGGCGACGCTGATCCTTTCGCTGAACGGTGTCACGGCCCTCGGCGATATCACGGTCACCTACGCCTCCAACCTCTCGGCAGAAGAACAATCAGCTCTCTTCGCACTCTGCGCCGTCGATGGAACCGCCGTCACCGGCACCGCTTGCGTGATGAACGTCGGCATGAACGGGCTCGTAAACGGTGAGGACATCGCGAGCGCCACCGTCAGGATGCATCTTGCCCCCGCATGGGTGGAAAAGCACGGCGGCGCCGGCGCGATCCGCATCGTTCACATCGCCGACGACGGGACGGTCGAGATCCTCGACACCGACATGGTCGGGATCGACGATAAGGGCAACCTGATCTTCGAGGGCATATCGCCGAAAGGGCTCTCAACATTCGCCCTCGTCAGTCTCGGCGAGGCCACCCTGAAGTCGAGCACGACGGCCATGCCGACGACCGCCGCGGCAGCCCCTTCCACAACGGCCCCGGTACAAACGCCCCTCGGGTGGGCGGCGGCGATCGCTGCTGCCCTTATCGGCGGCGGGGTCTGTCTCTCCAGAAGAAAGGAGGCGTGAATCCTGAAACCGATTGCCCCACTTCTTTTTCTTCTCTGCATCGCCGCCTGCATCGCGACGGCGGCAGCCTACCCCTTTGGTGCTGACGATGCGGCCGTCCGGAGCGGTCTCGACTACATCAGGTCCTGCCAGCATGACGACGGCGGGTTCGCCGAGGCCGGGCGGAGCACAAACCCCGGCACCTCATGGTTTGCGGTGATGGCGATCGTCGCTGCCGGCGAGGACCCGCACGGCTGGCAGGTGAACGGCACCTCGGCGATCGACTACTGGAAGTCAGCCGAAGACGCCGTAAACCCGGAGGGGACGGCCGAACTCGGCAAGATGGTCACCCTGATCGCGGCGGCCGGGGAGGACCCGCACGCCTTCGGCGGCCACGATTACCTCACCGAACTCAAAGGGCGCATGAAAGCCAGCGGCCAGTTCGGCGACTTCGTCTACACCACCTACTGGGGGCTCTTCGCTCTCGTCTCGGCCGGTGAAGACATTTCGTTGCCTGTGGCATGGCTGAAGAGCCAGCAGAACGACGACGGCGGCTACGGCTGGATGCCGGGCGCCGAGAGCGATTCCGACGACACCGCCGCCGTGATCATGGCCCTCATCGCCGCCGGCGAGCGAACAGACGTCCCCGCCGTCTCGCGGGCGCTCGACTACCTCAGGGTAAACCAGATGGAGGACGGCGGCTTCAACTACGGCGGCTCCTCCTCCTCGAACGCTGCCTCGGCGGCATGGGCGATCCAGGCGATCACCGCCGCCGGGGAGGATCCCTCGGCGTGGTCGAAGAACGGCAGGGACGTGGTCTCGACCCTTGCAGACCTCCAGCAGCCCGACGGTTCATTCAGGTGGACGGCGTACACGACGGACAACCCCTGCGGCATGACGGCGCGGGCGATCCCGGCCCTGCTCGGGAAACCCTACCCGGTCCTGCCAGGCCAGAAGGCGCCCGCCCTCCAGGCGCCGGAAACGTCAACAACAACGGTGCCTGAGAAGACAACGGTGCCGCAGACCGTAGCACCCACCGCCGCAACCGCAAAATGGCAGCCCGTCACCGTCACCGACGACTATGGCGTTAAGGTCAGGATCGAGGCGATGCCGATGCGCATCGTCTCCCTCGCCCCTGCGAACACCGAGATCCTCTTCGGCCTCGGCCTCGGTGACCGGGTGGTTGGCGTGACCGACTACTGCAACTACCCGGCTGAAGCAACGGCGAAACCGAAGGTCGGCGGGTACTCCACCGTGAACATCGAGAGGGTGGTGGCGGCGAATCCTGACCTGGTGGTGGCCGCCTTCGGGAATACCGGGGAGGTCGTGGACCATCTCAGGAGCCTCGGCCTGACCGTGATCGCCCTGAACCCGGACTCGGCCGGGGGAACGCTCCGCGATATCA
Above is a window of Methanofollis tationis DNA encoding:
- a CDS encoding helical backbone metal receptor codes for the protein MAIVAAGEDPHGWQVNGTSAIDYWKSAEDAVNPEGTAELGKMVTLIAAAGEDPHAFGGHDYLTELKGRMKASGQFGDFVYTTYWGLFALVSAGEDISLPVAWLKSQQNDDGGYGWMPGAESDSDDTAAVIMALIAAGERTDVPAVSRALDYLRVNQMEDGGFNYGGSSSSNAASAAWAIQAITAAGEDPSAWSKNGRDVVSTLADLQQPDGSFRWTAYTTDNPCGMTARAIPALLGKPYPVLPGQKAPALQAPETSTTTVPEKTTVPQTVAPTAATAKWQPVTVTDDYGVKVRIEAMPMRIVSLAPANTEILFGLGLGDRVVGVTDYCNYPAEATAKPKVGGYSTVNIERVVAANPDLVVAAFGNTGEVVDHLRSLGLTVIALNPDSAGGTLRDIRLVGTATGTGAEAERLVTSMEARIDAVKERTEKATDTPTVVHAVWYDPIWISGNNTFQDEMIALAGGTNAFPDMEGWQIITMERFITTDPEVIIVNSGTGMGEGGTDLIYRYFMDEPRFKNLKAIKNNRVYIVDSDLIDRGGPRLVDALEEVAAAIHPDLFEGGPAPATAAQQSPGFGAFAASVALAAAGLILLRRAE
- a CDS encoding DUF4430 domain-containing protein → MRRILTLLCLLAAIACTMPAAALSMDISGTTAGSAVIVTCDQEAFFVFQENSGTPVFARGTTVRYIPHTTGTLSIAAAAGGATVAETVTISAGGSGGDGGDGGDLYQNVVLPAGNLTVTAANSGTTYTVNRRTALGALDASGASYTIDDGWYDQYGTLYITAINGRTNRGASGWMYQVNGVSPSVGANAKTVQNGDRVVFYWSESMSSTPATSDEAIWLKVVYGSGSDSGDAGTTTAGSAAFGPATDPKTPVGLPEGVTTAVVGGKTRISVDLSAAHDGERVTVKGDRIIIERPGLVMTILTGDITERDGIATGFLKSVTAMLTPKSGTIAGIGDVGATLILSLNGVTALGDITVTYASNLSAEEQSALFALCAVDGTAVTGTACVMNVGMNGLVNGEDIASATVRMHLAPAWVEKHGGAGAIRIVHIADDGTVEILDTDMVGIDDKGNLIFEGISPKGLSTFALVSLGEATLKSSTTAMPTTAAAAPSTTAPVQTPLGWAAAIAAALIGGGVCLSRRKEA